A window of the Scandinavium goeteborgense genome harbors these coding sequences:
- the lolA gene encoding outer membrane lipoprotein chaperone LolA — protein sequence MKKFAITCALLTSFVASSVWADAASDLKSRLDKVSSFNASFTQKVTDGSGNAVQDGQGDLSVKRPNLFNWHMTQPDESILVSDGKTLWFYNPFVEQATATWLKDATSNTPFMLIARNQSSDWKQYNIKQSGDDFVLTPKGSNGNLKEFTINVSRDGTIHQFSAIEQDDQRSSYQLKSQQNGTVDASKFTFTPPKGVTVDDQRK from the coding sequence ATGAAAAAATTTGCCATCACCTGTGCCTTACTGACCAGTTTTGTTGCCAGCAGCGTCTGGGCCGATGCCGCGAGCGACCTGAAAAGCCGCCTGGATAAAGTCAGCAGCTTCAACGCCAGCTTCACCCAGAAAGTGACCGATGGCAGCGGTAATGCGGTTCAGGACGGGCAGGGCGATTTATCCGTCAAGCGTCCAAACCTCTTTAACTGGCATATGACGCAACCGGATGAAAGTATTCTGGTTTCCGATGGTAAAACGCTGTGGTTCTATAACCCGTTCGTTGAACAAGCAACCGCGACCTGGCTGAAAGACGCGACCAGCAACACGCCGTTCATGCTGATTGCGCGTAACCAGTCCAGCGACTGGAAGCAGTACAACATCAAGCAGAGCGGTGACGATTTTGTGCTGACCCCAAAAGGCAGCAACGGTAATCTGAAAGAGTTCACCATCAACGTGAGCCGCGATGGCACCATTCATCAATTCAGCGCCATTGAGCAGGACGATCAGCGTAGCAGCTATCAGCTGAAGTCCCAGCAGAACGGCACGGTGGATGCATCCAAATTTACCTTTACTCCGCCAAAAGGAGTAACGGTGGACGATCAGCGTAAATAA
- a CDS encoding DNA translocase FtsK 4TM domain-containing protein translates to MSQEYTEEKEVTINRLSSGRRLLEAFLILCSLFAIWLMAALLSFNPSDPSWSQTAWHEPIHNLGGMPGAWLADTLFFIFGVMAYTLPVMIIGACWFAYKHRASDEYVDYFAVALRLIGVLAMILTMCGLAAINADDIWYFASGGVIGSLLSTALQPMLHSSGGTLALLCIWAAGLTLFTGWSWVSIAEKIGNWILNILTFASNRTRRDDSWIDDEEYEDDEDEHDAAPKKEGRRARILRGALARRQRIADKFSNPMGRKTDAALFSGRRMDEDEAEVHYSARGQAADADDVLFSGNSATRQPDADDVLFSGNSATRPAAWDENDPLMNGHSIAEPVAAAAAAMATTQAWAEPASAAMVAPSVPGGEMAAPSVEWQAVPAPQTPDPVIAPSPDNWPPQAPVAKPEYIQPEAFRQQPSIEELWQDPEPVQQYAQPEQPWQQPEPEYYAQPEYVPPVEQAPPMPEVAPEPEEEIKPQRPPLYYFEEVEEKRAREREQLAAWYQPTPEPATVSTPMPTMPAPSASIVDPLAAVAPAAAVASVAAGVHQATGAAAAAATAASAAQLFSPTDAPRPQVKAGIGPQLPRPNPVRVPTRRELASASFGIKIPSQRQAEELSDELMGDEDADGLHQDELARQFAATQQQRYGQEYEDNSYVETQEDEDAAAEAELARQFAATQQQRYASEQPQGANPFSPTDYEFSPMKTLVDDTPKAPLFTPSVAPEQPPQAYQQPQQMAPQPQVNQQPQQAQAYQQPPQAPQAQPAYQQPQQQPAPQPQESLIHPLLMRNGDDRPRQKPTTPLPSLDLLTQPPTEIEPVDTFALEQTARLVETRLADFRIKADVVNYSPGPVITRFELNLAPGVKAARISNLSRDLARSLSTVAVRVVEVIPGKPYVGLELPNKKRQTVYLREVLDCAKFRESPSPLTIVLGKDIAGEPVIADLAKMPHLLVAGTTGSGKSVGVNAMILSMLYKATPEDVRFIMIDPKMLELSVYEGIPHLLTEVVTDMKDAANALRWSVNEMERRYKLMSALGVRNLAGYNEKIAQAAQMGRPIPDPYWKPGDSMDAVHPTLEKLPYIVVLVDEFADLMMTVGKKVEELIARLAQKARAAGIHLVLATQRPSVDVITGLIKANIPTRIAFTVSSKIDSRTILDQGGAESLLGMGDMLYSGPNSSSAPTRVHGAFVRDQEVHAVVQDWKARGRPQYVDGITSDSESEGGSAGLDNGEELDQLFDQAVKFVTEKRKASISGVQRQFRIGYNRAARIIEQMEAQGIVSEAGHNGNREVLAPPPFD, encoded by the coding sequence TTGAGCCAGGAATACACTGAAGAAAAAGAAGTAACGATTAACAGATTAAGCAGCGGGCGCCGTCTACTTGAAGCGTTCCTGATCCTCTGTTCCCTTTTTGCCATCTGGCTGATGGCAGCACTACTTAGCTTTAATCCTTCCGATCCCAGTTGGTCACAAACCGCCTGGCACGAACCGATCCATAATCTTGGCGGAATGCCGGGTGCATGGCTTGCAGATACGCTGTTTTTCATTTTTGGCGTAATGGCCTACACCTTGCCCGTGATGATTATCGGTGCCTGCTGGTTTGCGTATAAGCATCGTGCGAGTGACGAATACGTTGATTATTTTGCAGTGGCGCTACGTCTGATTGGCGTCCTGGCGATGATCCTCACTATGTGTGGGCTTGCCGCGATCAACGCAGATGACATCTGGTACTTCGCCTCCGGCGGGGTTATCGGCAGCCTGCTCAGCACCGCATTGCAACCTATGCTGCACAGCAGCGGCGGTACGCTGGCCTTGCTGTGCATTTGGGCTGCAGGGTTGACGCTGTTCACCGGCTGGTCCTGGGTCAGCATTGCCGAGAAAATCGGTAACTGGATCCTCAATATTCTGACCTTCGCCAGTAACCGTACTCGTCGCGACGATTCGTGGATTGACGACGAAGAGTACGAAGATGACGAAGACGAACATGACGCCGCACCGAAGAAAGAAGGGCGCCGCGCCCGTATTCTGCGCGGTGCACTGGCGCGTCGTCAGCGCATTGCCGATAAGTTTAGCAACCCGATGGGGCGCAAAACGGACGCTGCGTTGTTCTCTGGTCGTCGAATGGATGAAGACGAAGCGGAAGTACACTACAGTGCGCGCGGTCAAGCCGCAGATGCCGATGACGTCTTGTTCTCGGGCAATAGCGCAACGCGCCAGCCTGATGCCGACGATGTACTTTTCTCCGGCAACAGCGCGACCCGCCCGGCTGCCTGGGATGAAAACGATCCGCTGATGAACGGTCATTCCATTGCCGAACCGGTTGCCGCAGCGGCGGCTGCGATGGCGACCACTCAAGCATGGGCAGAACCTGCATCAGCCGCGATGGTTGCCCCTTCCGTTCCGGGCGGTGAAATGGCCGCACCGAGTGTGGAATGGCAGGCCGTTCCGGCTCCGCAAACGCCAGACCCGGTTATTGCTCCGTCTCCGGACAATTGGCCGCCGCAGGCACCGGTTGCGAAACCCGAATATATTCAGCCGGAAGCCTTCCGTCAGCAGCCTTCTATTGAAGAGTTGTGGCAGGATCCGGAGCCAGTGCAGCAGTACGCGCAGCCTGAGCAGCCTTGGCAACAACCTGAACCTGAGTATTACGCTCAGCCGGAATATGTTCCGCCTGTAGAGCAGGCTCCGCCAATGCCAGAAGTGGCACCAGAACCGGAAGAAGAAATTAAACCGCAGCGCCCACCGCTCTACTATTTCGAAGAAGTGGAAGAAAAGCGTGCGCGTGAACGTGAACAGCTTGCCGCGTGGTATCAGCCAACGCCGGAACCGGCGACGGTGAGCACGCCAATGCCAACCATGCCTGCGCCGTCTGCGTCGATTGTCGATCCGCTGGCCGCAGTTGCCCCAGCGGCGGCTGTTGCTTCTGTCGCAGCCGGTGTTCATCAGGCTACCGGAGCTGCCGCCGCTGCCGCCACCGCCGCGTCGGCCGCTCAGCTGTTCAGTCCGACAGATGCGCCGCGTCCGCAGGTTAAAGCCGGTATTGGCCCGCAGCTTCCACGTCCGAATCCAGTGCGTGTACCCACGCGCCGTGAACTGGCCTCAGCCTCTTTTGGTATCAAAATACCGTCACAGCGCCAGGCTGAAGAATTGTCTGACGAGTTGATGGGCGATGAAGACGCTGATGGGTTACATCAGGACGAGCTGGCTCGTCAGTTTGCTGCCACCCAGCAGCAACGCTATGGTCAGGAATACGAAGACAACAGCTACGTTGAGACGCAGGAAGACGAAGATGCTGCCGCCGAAGCCGAACTGGCACGCCAGTTTGCAGCCACACAGCAGCAACGTTATGCCAGCGAACAGCCACAGGGGGCGAATCCGTTCTCCCCTACGGACTATGAATTCTCACCGATGAAAACGCTCGTCGATGATACGCCGAAAGCGCCGCTATTTACGCCAAGTGTCGCGCCGGAACAGCCGCCGCAGGCCTACCAGCAACCGCAGCAAATGGCACCGCAGCCGCAGGTCAATCAACAACCTCAGCAGGCTCAGGCATATCAACAACCGCCGCAGGCTCCTCAGGCGCAACCCGCCTACCAGCAGCCTCAGCAACAGCCCGCGCCTCAGCCGCAGGAAAGCCTGATTCATCCGCTGCTGATGCGTAACGGTGACGATCGTCCGCGGCAAAAACCGACTACGCCATTGCCGTCACTGGATCTGTTGACCCAGCCGCCGACTGAAATCGAGCCAGTTGATACCTTCGCGCTGGAGCAAACCGCACGCCTGGTGGAAACACGTCTGGCCGATTTCCGTATCAAGGCAGACGTCGTGAACTATTCACCGGGCCCGGTCATTACTCGTTTCGAGTTGAATCTGGCGCCGGGTGTAAAAGCCGCACGTATTTCGAACCTCTCTCGTGACCTGGCGCGTTCGTTATCGACCGTTGCCGTGCGTGTGGTTGAGGTTATTCCTGGCAAACCGTATGTAGGCCTGGAACTGCCAAACAAAAAACGTCAAACCGTTTACCTGCGTGAAGTGCTGGACTGCGCGAAATTCCGCGAAAGCCCATCGCCGCTGACTATCGTGCTCGGGAAAGACATTGCCGGTGAGCCAGTGATTGCCGACCTGGCGAAAATGCCTCACCTGCTGGTGGCCGGTACGACCGGCTCCGGTAAGTCTGTCGGTGTGAACGCCATGATCCTTAGCATGCTCTACAAGGCAACGCCGGAAGACGTGCGCTTCATCATGATCGACCCGAAAATGCTGGAGCTGTCCGTTTATGAAGGTATCCCGCATCTACTGACGGAAGTCGTGACCGACATGAAGGATGCTGCCAACGCCCTGCGCTGGAGCGTCAATGAAATGGAACGTCGCTACAAGCTGATGTCAGCGCTCGGAGTGCGTAATCTCGCGGGTTATAACGAGAAGATTGCTCAGGCCGCGCAGATGGGGCGTCCAATTCCGGATCCGTACTGGAAGCCAGGCGACAGCATGGATGCAGTGCATCCGACGCTGGAAAAACTGCCATACATCGTGGTACTGGTGGATGAATTCGCTGACCTGATGATGACCGTCGGTAAAAAGGTGGAAGAGTTAATCGCCCGCCTGGCGCAGAAAGCGCGTGCCGCCGGTATTCACCTGGTGCTGGCAACACAGCGTCCGTCGGTTGATGTGATCACCGGTCTTATCAAAGCTAACATCCCGACCCGTATCGCCTTTACCGTGTCGAGCAAAATTGACTCCCGTACCATTCTCGATCAGGGCGGTGCGGAATCACTGCTCGGTATGGGTGACATGCTCTACTCCGGGCCAAACTCCAGCTCGGCACCGACGCGTGTTCACGGTGCATTCGTCCGTGACCAGGAAGTCCACGCGGTGGTTCAGGACTGGAAAGCGCGCGGTCGTCCGCAGTATGTCGACGGCATCACGTCCGACAGCGAAAGTGAGGGTGGTTCAGCTGGTCTGGACAACGGTGAAGAGCTCGATCAGCTGTTTGATCAGGCGGTGAAATTTGTGACCGAAAAACGCAAAGCCTCTATCTCTGGTGTACAGCGTCAGTTCCGCATCGGTTACAACCGTGCCGCGCGCATCATCGAGCAGATGGAAGCGCAGGGGATCGTCAGCGAAGCGGGCCATAACGGCAACCGTGAAGTACTGGCCCCGCCTCCGTTTGATTAA
- the lrp gene encoding leucine-responsive transcriptional regulator Lrp: MVDSKKRPGKDLDRIDRNILNELQKDGRISNVELSKRVGLSPTPCLERVRRLERQGFIQGYTALLNPHYLDASLLVFVEITLNRGAPDVFEQFNSAVQKLEEIQECHLVSGDFDYLLKTRVPDMSAYRKLLGETLLRLPGVNDTRTYVVMEEVKQSNRLVIKTR, from the coding sequence ATGGTAGATAGCAAAAAGCGCCCAGGCAAAGATCTCGACCGCATCGATCGTAACATTTTGAACGAATTGCAAAAGGATGGGCGAATTTCCAACGTCGAGCTCTCTAAACGAGTGGGACTTTCTCCGACACCTTGCCTTGAGCGCGTACGTCGGCTGGAAAGACAAGGGTTTATTCAGGGCTATACCGCGCTGCTGAACCCGCATTATCTGGATGCATCGCTGCTGGTTTTTGTTGAGATAACTCTGAATCGTGGCGCGCCAGATGTGTTTGAACAATTTAACTCCGCTGTGCAAAAACTTGAAGAAATTCAAGAGTGTCATTTGGTCTCCGGTGATTTCGACTATCTGTTGAAAACCCGCGTGCCGGACATGTCAGCGTACCGTAAGCTGTTAGGCGAAACCCTGCTGCGCCTGCCAGGCGTAAATGACACCCGTACCTACGTGGTTATGGAAGAGGTCAAACAGAGTAATCGTCTGGTAATTAAGACACGCTAA
- the trxB gene encoding thioredoxin-disulfide reductase has translation MGTAKHSKLLILGSGPAGYTAAVYAARANLQPVLITGMEKGGQLTTTTEVENWPGDPSDLTGPALMERMHEHAVKFETEILFDHINKVDLQNRPFRLTGDSGEYTCDALIIATGASARYLGLPSEEAFKGRGVSACATCDGFFYRNQKVAVIGGGNTAVEEALYLANIASEVHLIHRRDTFRAEKILIKRLMDKVESGNIVLHTHRTLEEVTGDQMGVSGLRLRDTQNSDNIESLEVAGLFVAIGHSPNTGIFDGQLALENGYIKVQSGIHGNATQTSIPGVFAAGDVMDHIYRQAITSAGTGCMAALDAERYLDGLADQAK, from the coding sequence ATGGGCACGGCCAAACACAGTAAACTGCTTATTCTTGGTTCTGGACCCGCCGGCTACACCGCTGCGGTCTATGCTGCACGCGCAAACCTGCAACCGGTACTGATTACCGGCATGGAAAAAGGCGGTCAGTTGACCACCACGACAGAAGTGGAAAACTGGCCAGGCGACCCGAGCGATCTGACCGGGCCTGCGCTGATGGAACGTATGCATGAACATGCGGTGAAGTTTGAAACTGAAATCCTGTTCGATCACATCAACAAAGTTGATTTGCAGAATCGTCCGTTCCGTCTTACCGGCGACAGCGGCGAATACACCTGCGATGCGCTGATCATTGCGACTGGTGCCTCTGCCCGTTACCTGGGCCTGCCATCAGAAGAAGCGTTTAAAGGCCGCGGTGTTTCCGCCTGCGCGACCTGCGACGGTTTCTTCTATCGCAACCAGAAAGTCGCGGTCATCGGCGGCGGTAATACCGCCGTTGAGGAAGCGCTGTATCTGGCAAACATTGCCTCTGAAGTGCATCTGATTCACCGTCGTGACACCTTCCGCGCGGAGAAGATTCTGATCAAGCGTCTGATGGATAAAGTGGAAAGCGGTAATATCGTGCTGCACACCCACCGCACGCTGGAAGAAGTGACTGGCGACCAGATGGGCGTTAGCGGCCTGCGTCTGCGTGATACTCAGAACAGCGACAACATTGAGTCGCTTGAAGTGGCAGGCCTGTTTGTGGCTATCGGCCACAGCCCGAACACCGGCATTTTCGACGGCCAGTTGGCGCTTGAAAACGGCTACATTAAAGTGCAGTCCGGCATCCACGGTAACGCCACGCAGACCAGCATTCCTGGCGTGTTTGCCGCAGGCGACGTGATGGACCACATTTACCGTCAGGCGATTACCTCCGCAGGTACGGGTTGTATGGCCGCGCTGGACGCAGAGCGTTATCTCGACGGTCTGGCCGATCAGGCTAAATAA